The Myxococcales bacterium genomic sequence GTTGTCCCAGGTCGAAAAGATCCACGAACCCTTCGGTCCCCTCGGCGAACCCTGGCCCACGGGAGCGACCACGTTGTGGGCGGCCGTCATGCTGTTTACCTACCTGGTGCTCTACTACTAAGGCCGGCTGGCTCCGATGCGGATTTCGCGGCTCGGGAGGGGGCAGGGGCGGGTTACTCTGCACTTTGTAGGCGCCTGCTAATGTCGTGAGGCAGGTCGCAGCGCGAGTTCATCCCGCCGGAGGTAAGGCAGTTGCTCGACATCCCGCGTCTCAAGCGAATCCCGTTGAGCCGATATCCCCTGGCTCAAAAGGTGATTGGCAATATTGGTCTCTGGCCAAACTTTCGCCTGCCGCCACAGGTCGAAATTATTTTGGAGGATTTCGAGCGGATTCCCCAACGTTCAGTGATCTACGCGATGAATCACACCGATCGCTATAACTATTTTCCGTTCCAGTTTCAGCTGTGGAAAAGCCTGGATCGCTTTACCGCGACCTGGGTCAAGGGCAAGTACTACGAAAACGCCCTGCTGGGCAAGTTCATGGAGCTCACCAACAATATCCCCACCGTTTCACGGGGGTATCTGATCACCCGGGATTTCGTCTCTGTGATGGATCGGACGCCGACATCCGACGAATACACGGCGCTGCGCAGTTGGGTCGACGAGACTGCGCAAGGGGATGTCGGAGAGACGCCCCTGCTCTCCGCGGCGGTTTCGGAAAAACTTTTGAACGAGCCGCGGGATGTATTGGGCTACGCGTTCGATCCCGAGCGAAAGAGCTATCCCGAGTACATCAACTCGATCTTTGCCGTGATGATGGAGTTGTTCGTGTCTCTCAATGAGCGCGCACTCGATCTCGGCCTCGACCTGCTGATCTTTCCCCAGGGCACCCGCTCGATCCGGCTGAGCGCTGGCCACATCGGACTGGCGGAAATGGCGCTGCGGTTTCAAGCCACGGTGGTTCCGGTCGGCTGCAGCGGATCGGATCTCGTCTATCCCGGCGCCTCTCCCTTCGGAAAGGGGGGCCGGATCGTCTATCGCTTTGGAGAACCGATTCCCTACAAAGAGATGGAACGCTTTCACATCCCCGACGATTTCACGCCCTTCGACTCCCGACACGAAGCGCAACACAAGGTCAAGTTGCAGGGCTTCGTCGACGTGGTGATGGATCGGATCAACGAACTCGTGGATCCTCAATATCAGTACGGCGATGGCGCCTCCCCCGTCGAATCGGGCAGCGATCGCTTTCTCTGAGCAGCAGCCTGGGCACTGGTCTTTTTGGGCTCCGTGTGAACGCAACGTTCCTGCTTGCCGCCTGGTTGCTTCTCGACACCCGGCTGCAGCTGCCTCGCGAGGCCCTCGATCTTGCTTCGTTTTTGTCGTTTTTACTCAGTTCACTTTGATTCGCACACTTCTTGCATCTCCTCATGGAAACCAAGGGGGGATAAGAGGTGTTGCATGCGACGCGACGTCCACGCACTTGCGAGCCCTGTGAACTACTCGATGGTGGGCCTGAGTAGGGCACGATTTACCTCATGGTGTGTAACGATGATTGCAATCGTTGCAGGAGTGGGGTTCGCGATCTTTCTGTTCGGATTGGCGTTTTGGCCGGTCAGGTCCCCGGGGCCTTGGGGATCGAGTCTCAGGGGGTCGGGAGCCTTGTCCCATCTATCTCCCCAAGCTACACATACCGCGCCACAACCTGCTCCACCTGCGTGACGTAACTTCCGCCAAATAAATTGACATGAACCATCAGTGGATAGAGCTGCCAAAGCGCTGTGCGCTGCTCAAAGCCCGGTTCCAGCGGAGCCGCCTCGCGATACGCATCGAACACTCGCGCAGAAAATCCGCCGAACAGCCTCATCATCGCGAGATCCATCTCCGGATGTCCACCGTAGACAGCGGGATCGATCAAACATGGCAATCCGCGGTCGTCGGCGATCAGATTTCCGCTCCACAAATCGCCGTGGAGACGCGCGACCCGAGGTTCGGGGCCGCAATGTTCAGACATCGTCTCGATCAGTCGCTCGAGTTTGCGCTCGAGGTCTAGCGGAAGTCGCTGAGACCGCCGCGACAATTCGACCTGCGGAGCAATCCGTTCGAGCGCGTAAAATTCTGACCAGCGCTTTCGGGAGTCGTTGCGCTGTGGAAGCGAGCCGATGTAGTTGTCCCGAAGCAGCCCGAACTGGGGCGCGCCGCTTTGATGTAGCGCGGCCAGACCGCGGCCCAGGGTTTCGTCGAACTTGTCGACCCTCGGGCATTGTTCGATCCACTCGAGTACGAGATAGGGATCGCCTTTCGAGGTTGTCGCGATCACCAACGGAACGCGCAGGCTATCCGACTCACGGAGCCAATCGAGTCCGTGTGCCTCGGCGGCGGACATCGCGCTCTCCCCACCCGGGTAGTGCTTGGCGAACAACGGAGTCCCGTCTTTCAACTCGATGCGGACGCTATTGCCAATGTCTCCCCCGGACACTGGGGCAACCCTGCGTACGGGTCGCCCGATCAAGTTTTCGTAGTGGGCTTCAGCTCTGGTCATTGCACCCGCATCTCGAGCCTCAGCCCAAGTTGTGTTCTTCGGTGATGTGTCGCAGCAGTCCGCGGCACGCGGCCTCACAAATGTCGTAGACTCGCTCGAATCCGTTGCCGTCACCGTAGTACGGGTCGGGGACATCTTGGC encodes the following:
- a CDS encoding 1-acyl-sn-glycerol-3-phosphate acyltransferase, which gives rise to MLDIPRLKRIPLSRYPLAQKVIGNIGLWPNFRLPPQVEIILEDFERIPQRSVIYAMNHTDRYNYFPFQFQLWKSLDRFTATWVKGKYYENALLGKFMELTNNIPTVSRGYLITRDFVSVMDRTPTSDEYTALRSWVDETAQGDVGETPLLSAAVSEKLLNEPRDVLGYAFDPERKSYPEYINSIFAVMMELFVSLNERALDLGLDLLIFPQGTRSIRLSAGHIGLAEMALRFQATVVPVGCSGSDLVYPGASPFGKGGRIVYRFGEPIPYKEMERFHIPDDFTPFDSRHEAQHKVKLQGFVDVVMDRINELVDPQYQYGDGASPVESGSDRFL
- a CDS encoding fructosamine kinase family protein; this translates as MTRAEAHYENLIGRPVRRVAPVSGGDIGNSVRIELKDGTPLFAKHYPGGESAMSAAEAHGLDWLRESDSLRVPLVIATTSKGDPYLVLEWIEQCPRVDKFDETLGRGLAALHQSGAPQFGLLRDNYIGSLPQRNDSRKRWSEFYALERIAPQVELSRRSQRLPLDLERKLERLIETMSEHCGPEPRVARLHGDLWSGNLIADDRGLPCLIDPAVYGGHPEMDLAMMRLFGGFSARVFDAYREAAPLEPGFEQRTALWQLYPLMVHVNLFGGSYVTQVEQVVARYV